In one Streptomyces sp. NBC_01241 genomic region, the following are encoded:
- a CDS encoding LysR family transcriptional regulator encodes MIEARHLRVLRAVAATGSFSAAARELGCTQPAVSQQMKALEASAGTTLLIRTGREMRLTQAGEALVRHASGILAGLVAAEEEVAAIAGLRAGRVRLVSFPSGSSTLVPGALAALRAAHPGTRVSLVEAEPPRSVKMLREGDCDIALAFRYGASGTEWDDLVVRPLLTDRLIGLVPEGHRLAGADTVTVAELAEESWIAGCPRCRRQLVEVCEESGFTPRIDFATDDYPAVVGLVGAGLGVAVLPELAIESVRPKRARTVAVEPAIEREIVALTLPDLAQVPAVAATLDQLSLAAAR; translated from the coding sequence GTGATCGAAGCCCGTCATCTCCGTGTCCTGCGTGCCGTCGCCGCCACCGGCTCGTTCTCCGCCGCCGCCCGCGAACTGGGCTGTACCCAGCCCGCGGTCAGCCAGCAGATGAAGGCCCTGGAGGCCTCCGCGGGAACGACGCTGCTGATCCGCACGGGACGCGAGATGCGCCTCACCCAGGCGGGCGAGGCGCTCGTCCGCCATGCCTCCGGCATCCTCGCCGGGCTCGTCGCCGCCGAGGAGGAGGTCGCCGCGATCGCCGGGCTGCGGGCCGGCCGCGTCCGGCTCGTCTCGTTCCCCAGCGGCAGCTCCACCCTGGTCCCCGGCGCCCTCGCGGCGCTGCGCGCGGCCCACCCCGGCACTCGGGTCTCCCTGGTCGAGGCCGAACCGCCGCGCTCCGTCAAGATGCTGCGCGAGGGCGACTGCGACATCGCGCTGGCGTTCCGCTACGGCGCCTCCGGCACCGAGTGGGACGACCTGGTCGTACGCCCGCTGCTCACCGACCGGCTGATCGGCCTGGTCCCCGAGGGGCACCGGCTGGCAGGTGCGGACACCGTCACCGTCGCCGAACTGGCCGAGGAGTCGTGGATCGCGGGCTGCCCGCGCTGCCGTCGCCAGCTGGTGGAGGTCTGCGAGGAGTCCGGCTTCACGCCCCGGATCGACTTCGCCACCGACGACTACCCGGCGGTCGTCGGCCTGGTCGGCGCCGGACTCGGGGTGGCCGTACTGCCGGAGCTGGCGATCGAGTCGGTACGCCCCAAGCGGGCCCGTACCGTCGCGGTGGAACCGGCCATCGAGCGCGAGATCGTCGCCCTCACCCTGCCGGACCTGGCTCAGGTGCCGGCGGTGGCGGCCACCCTGGACCAGCTGTCCCTGGCAGCCGCCCGCTGA
- a CDS encoding WhiB family transcriptional regulator — translation MADFSRLPGPNADLWDWQLLAACRGVDSSLFFHPEGERGAARSARENSAKEVCMRCPVRAECAAHALAVREPYGVWGGLTEDEREELMGRARNRLIAAAAPSGVPSPSGHG, via the coding sequence ATGGCAGATTTCTCCCGCCTTCCCGGACCCAACGCCGATCTGTGGGACTGGCAGCTGCTGGCGGCCTGCCGCGGGGTCGACAGCTCGCTGTTCTTCCACCCGGAGGGTGAACGCGGGGCGGCTCGGAGCGCCCGCGAGAACTCGGCAAAAGAGGTTTGCATGCGATGCCCGGTGCGCGCCGAGTGCGCGGCACACGCGCTGGCCGTACGAGAGCCCTACGGGGTGTGGGGCGGACTGACCGAGGACGAGCGCGAGGAGCTCATGGGACGGGCCCGTAATCGCCTGATCGCGGCAGCGGCGCCGTCGGGCGTTCCGTCCCCGTCGGGGCACGGCTGA